The region GTTGATGGCTGTCAGTGTGGTCCGTTACCTGGCGGTTGCCTTCCCCATCACCTATCGCAAACTCCACAAACCTTTCTATTCTGTGGTGGCCAGCACAATCATCTGGCTTCTCACCACCGCCCACTGCAGTATCGTGTTCATCATCCAGCACCACCCGGACCTCTCCCAAAGCAACACCTCCGTCTGCTACGAGAACTTCACCGAACAACAGCTGGCCATCCTCCTCCCGGTGCGTCTGGAGTTCTTCGTCATGCTCTGCTTGGTTCCACTCATGGTTTGCCTCTTCTGCTACCTCCGCTGTATCTGGATCCTGTACATGTTCCCCAGGATCAGCCCGGGCCAGAAGAAGAAGGCCATCGGGATGGCGTTGGGTACTCTGGCCGTCTTCCTTGTGTGTGTCTTTCCCTACAACTTCTCCCATGTGCTGGGTTTCTACACAGGCCACAGCCCCTCGTGGAGGTACTACACCCTACTGCTCAGCGCCTTCAACACCTGCCTGGACCCTATCAtcttctacttctcctcctccaccttctgcATCACTATCAAGATGTCCATCTGCAAGATGCTGGGACTGCGACAGGGTCAGGCTGCAATCCAAAGGGAAAGCACAATAGCCGATATTGGCCAAGAGTAGAAAATGTAGTCACCAGACAGTAAGTGCCTTTTGGGTAATTTTGTCAAAAATAACTATTCATTTCACCAAATGTTTtaattctgtcataaagagcaaaTGTTCAACTtcgtaaaaaaacatgttttctcatCTCAAGAGGTTCAATTATGAATAACTATACAAATTCAAATGAAAGTGACAGGATTGACTGTAATAGGGTTAACaacatcttaaatcagccataactcCCTTTGTGACGGGGAAGGGAAGCATTCCCCATTTCTAGTAACTTGttaaaaacatttctagcctatctatctatgggtaacacaGGGTTGATGGGTTATGCTTGACGCGCTCAGTTTCCcagcacaaaacaccagaaaacggCCTAAAATAGaaagaaccagctcacctgcttttacacaaTGATATGGCTATATTACTAGATGGTACATTTTTCTTTTGATTCAAtcatttaaaaaggaatagttttaCCATATTAAAAGAGAGTTCAGTTCATGTTACAGGGTTAGCATAAACCTGAGGGACAAATGTAAATGAATCATTAAATAAGTAAAAATCTTCAGACAATACTTTCCTAAAGTAACAAAATAACTAGGACTTGTAATTAAGTAGACATGTGTCTTTGTAGAAGGTGAACAAACATGACATTGGACATGCCAAAATGGGGATTTTCAGAGAAAACAAATACcttactttaatgaaaacacacTGCTATTAGAAtgtgtaaataaaaaaatgtaaaaggctTAGCTTAGTTAGAGCATAGATGTATGTGATCCTAATGTTAAATTTAGTGTTTTATTGAAATTACCAAAGGCACTCTATTCGTGGAACGACCCAGCTATATAAAGTATATTTCAAAATAATATGTAGTTTGTGTTTGAAAAATTCCTGTGAACTGTACCTTTTTTTTGCCAAAGTCAAtcatatttaaatgtttaaatgtttacatTCCATTTACAAAAGTGAGCACTTCATACATGATTCATTTGTTTCATCACAGTAGCTTCTGTTACCCTTTTGAATTGCACACTATGTGAAAGCTTGGTTGTTATCCTTTAAATTATTAATTTGTCTGGTTAGAGTATGTTCTGTGTTACCCATTTGAATTGACACATAATGCTAAATATTTTCTACCTCTATTTGTATTGCCATGAATCTGCTAACATATTTGTGTTGCAAAGACCTTTCTGTATTCAAGAGTTTCAAGGCTGAATGTAAGAAAGAGTATAAATGTTTTACTGTTAGAGTTATAGCTTTATTAAAATGACACGTAAACTGCTCAGGTAGAACCAAACATTTGTATTAATCTTTGGTTCGATATTTCCTAGTACAGTTTCTATATTTCAGTGATATGTCTATTGGTGTAAGCTTGATTCTTTCATCGTGCTGGAATTGCGGGGCCAAAATGTCCCGGATTTGCAATCTTTTCACAGGCTTTCCTCTCTTTTAGCGTGGGCTCACCACTCTCCTGCATTCATGCATTCTGTAGGCACACATGTAAAATATTCCTGCAAAAGAAAAAAATTTAAATCAACAACTGTCCAGCATCCATGCTACTTGAGGCAGTCCCCatagagatacagttgaagttggaagtttacatacaccttagccaaatacatttaatcttcgtttttcacaattcctgacatttaatcctagtaaaaattccctgtcttaggtcagttaggatcacccctttattttaagaatgtgaaatgtcagaataatagtagagagaatgatttatttcagcttttatttcgttcatcacattcccagtgggtcagaagtttacatacactcaattagtatttggtagcattggctttaaattgtttaacttgggtcaaacatttcaggtagccttccacaagcttcccacaataagttgaattttggcccattcctcctgacagagctggtgtaactgagtcaggtttgtaggcctccttgctcgcacacactttttcagttctgcccacaaattttctatgggattgcttgagatgttgcttcaatatatccacatcattttcattcctcattatgccatctattttgtgaggtgcacctgtccctcctgcagcaaagcacccccacaacatgatgctgccacccccgtgcatcacggttgggacggtgttcttcggcttgcaagcctccccctttttcctccaaacataacaatgctcattatggccaaatagttctatttttgtttcatcagaccagaggacatttctccaaaacgtatgatctttgtccccatgtgcagttgcaaaccgagcagtggcttcttccttgctgaacggcctttcaggttatgttgatataggactcgtttaactgtgcatatagatgcttttgtatctgtttcctccagcatcttcacacggtcctttgctgttgttctgggattgatttgcacttttcgcaccaaagtacgtttatctctaggagacagaacgcgtctccttcctgagtggtatgactgctgcgtggtcccatggtgtttatacttgcgtactattgtttgtacagatgaacatggtaccttcaggcatttgagaattgctctcaaggatgaaccagacttgtggaggtctacaatttattttctgagatcttggatgatttattttgattttcctatgatgttaagcaaagaggcactgtgtttgaaggtaggccttgaaatacatccacaggtacacctccaattgaaaaATAACATTTGGAGCATTAGACTGAATGGGGCACAGGCAACACAGTCAACCATGGGgcacaattgactcaaattatgttaattagcccatcagaagcttctaaagccatgacatcattttctggaattttccaagctgtttaaaggcacagtcaacttagtgtatgtaaacttctgacccactggaattgtgatggtgaattataagtg is a window of Salmo trutta chromosome 37, fSalTru1.1, whole genome shotgun sequence DNA encoding:
- the LOC115177090 gene encoding free fatty acid receptor 2-like yields the protein MCSFWFCLSYSFKAMVWVKSEVILSIYIITFLIGLPANILALYAFSVKIHNKPTPTDILLLNLTVSDLLFLFFLPLKMYEAASGMQWYLPEFLCSITSYTFFSTIYTSSLLLMAVSVVRYLAVAFPITYRKLHKPFYSVVASTIIWLLTTAHCSIVFIIQHHPDLSQSNTSVCYENFTEQQLAILLPVRLEFFVMLCLVPLMVCLFCYLRCIWILYMFPRISPGQKKKAIGMALGTLAVFLVCVFPYNFSHVLGFYTGHSPSWRYYTLLLSAFNTCLDPIIFYFSSSTFCITIKMSICKMLGLRQGQAAIQRESTIADIGQE